In Portunus trituberculatus isolate SZX2019 chromosome 33, ASM1759143v1, whole genome shotgun sequence, the following proteins share a genomic window:
- the LOC123512255 gene encoding uncharacterized protein LOC123512255 isoform X1 gives MILRSCTRSAICLLLMVTTVQGVWGLFCYSHIPDKEGSSGWVFCPSTSCYTVGMSILGMGNSKRGCADKTYEEGCMKAKAIIASGEVCFCNSFLCNYSSAGTKSLYLPLLILPYVIHKFL, from the exons ATGATACTCAG gagctgcaCACGGTCCGCCATCTGCCTCCTGCTGATGGTCACCACAGTTCAAGGGG TCTGGGGCCTCTTCTGCTACAGTCACATCCCGGACAAGGAAGGCTCCAGCGGCTGGGTGTTCTGCCCCAGCACCTCCTGCTACACCGTGGGAATGAGCATAT TGGGCATGGGCAACTCAAAGCGGGGGTGCGCCGACAAGACCTACGAGGAGGGCTGCATGAAGGCCAAGGCCATCATTGCTTCCGGCGAGGTGTGCTTCTGTAACAGCTTCCTGTGCAACTACTCCAGCGCCGGCACCAAGTCCCTCTACCTGCCGCTGCTCATACTGCCCTACGTGATTCACAAGTTCCTGTAG
- the LOC123512255 gene encoding uncharacterized protein LOC123512255 isoform X2: protein MSCTRSAICLLLMVTTVQGVWGLFCYSHIPDKEGSSGWVFCPSTSCYTVGMSILGMGNSKRGCADKTYEEGCMKAKAIIASGEVCFCNSFLCNYSSAGTKSLYLPLLILPYVIHKFL from the exons gagctgcaCACGGTCCGCCATCTGCCTCCTGCTGATGGTCACCACAGTTCAAGGGG TCTGGGGCCTCTTCTGCTACAGTCACATCCCGGACAAGGAAGGCTCCAGCGGCTGGGTGTTCTGCCCCAGCACCTCCTGCTACACCGTGGGAATGAGCATAT TGGGCATGGGCAACTCAAAGCGGGGGTGCGCCGACAAGACCTACGAGGAGGGCTGCATGAAGGCCAAGGCCATCATTGCTTCCGGCGAGGTGTGCTTCTGTAACAGCTTCCTGTGCAACTACTCCAGCGCCGGCACCAAGTCCCTCTACCTGCCGCTGCTCATACTGCCCTACGTGATTCACAAGTTCCTGTAG